From Salmo trutta unplaced genomic scaffold, fSalTru1.1, whole genome shotgun sequence:
gtcctgtgacacacacactttGAGTTGATACAGTGTCCCGTGATCCAGTGTCCCGTGATCCAGTGTCCCGTGATCCAGTGTCCCGTGATCCAGTGTCCCGTGATACAGTGTCCCGTGAAACAGTGTCCCGTGATCCAGTGTCCCGTGATCCAGTGTCCCGTGATCCAGTGTCCCGTGATCCAGTGTCCCGTGATGCAGTGTCCCGTGATGCAGTGTCCCGTGATCCAGTGTCCCGTGATCCAGTGTCCCGTGATCCAGTGTCCCGTGATGCAGTGTCCCGTGATCCAGTGTCCCGTGATCCAGTGTCCCGTGATGCAGTGTCCCGTGATGCAGTGTCCCGTGATGCAGTGTCCCGTGATCCAGTGTCCCGTGATCCAGTGTCCCGTGATCCAGTGTCCCGTGATGCAGTGTCCCGTGATGCAGTGTCCCGTGATACAGTGTCCTGTGATAcagtgtcccgtgtggctcagttggtaagagcatagtgtttgcaacgccagggttgtgggtttgattcccacgggggaccagtatggagaagaaaaaaaaaatgtatgaaatgtatgcattcactactgtaagtcgctctggataagagcgtctgctaaatgactaaaatgtaaatacaggCCTGGTAGCTCAGTCTCTTCAGATGCATAGAGTCTGATAAGGCAGGGCACGGCcactgggtctcctctccctggaaaataaaaaaaaccttgaGTTAAACTAGTTTAGAGGAGATAACAGGCTCTATTGTAGCTCTGAGCCGTCAGTATCTGAGCTATGCTGTCCTGCTCCTCTCCAcaacccagccctccctccctcctaacccagccagccctccctccctccctccctcctaacccagccctgccctccagccctcctaacccagccagccctccctccctccctccctcctaacccagccctccctcctaacccagccctccctcctaacccagccctgccagccctccctcctaacccctccctcctctccacagccCTGCCAGTcctcctaacccctccctcctctccacagccCTGCCAGCCCTCCCTCctaacccagccctccctccctcctaacccagccctccctccctcctaacccagccctccctccctcctctccacagcccagccagtcctcctaacccctccctcctctccacagccCTGCCAGCCCTCCCTCctaacccagccctccctccctcctaacccagccctccctcctaacccagccctcccaacccctccctcctaacccctccctccctcctaacccagccctccctcctatcccaacccctccctcctatcccaacccctccctcctaacccagccctccctcctaGCCCAGCCAGCCCTCCCAACCCCTCCCTCCTAACCCAGCCAGCCCTCCCTCctaacccagccctccctcctaACCCAGCCTATCAATAGTCCTCCAGGATGAGCTCCAAATACAACAAGGTTCcctcctaacccctccctcctatcccagccctccctcctaacccagccctcctaacccagccctccctccctcctatcccagccctccctcctaacccagccctcctaacccagccctccctcctaTCCCAGCCCTCCCTCCTAACCCAGCCTATCAATAGTCCTCCAGGATGAGCTCCAAATACAACAAGGTTCCCTCCTACCTGGAAAACACTTGACACTTTATTGTGAGCAAAGGTCTGCAGCAGCTGGCACTGACAGGTCCGATGCTGGAGCTATCTAATCTCCCATCATCTAGAAATATatgaccgaggagagagagagagacgggaggggagggaagaggggagggaagagggaaagacaggaggggagggaggggaaaggaaattaaggagaggataaaagagggggagggagagataggaggagagggtgggggagaggagaaaagagagggggggtgaaggagggagagataggaggatagggtgggggagaggaggagagggtgggggagaggataaaagagggggggaggtgagggagggagggagagataggaggatagggtgggggagaggagaaaagagggggggaggtgagggagggagtgagggggagagataggaggagagggtgggggagaggagaaaagagggggggaggtgagggagggagtgagggggagagataggaggatagggtgggggagaggagaaaagagggggagggagagggaaaggatatggagggaggagaggagaggagagggagaaggcgtGAGTACGGACACACTCTCTgtactagtaacacacacacacacacacacacacacacacacacacacacacagacacacacacagacacccctcCCTAGGTGGAATATCAAATAAAGACAGTAAACGGTTTAGACAGCTTTAACTTGTGTTGAACAACATCCTAATCAAGAGAAACAATGAAACCTCAGCTGGTCCCAGTCTATTCTTCAATCCAACCAGCTGGTCCCAGTCTATTCTTCAATCCAACCAGCTGGTCTCAGTCTATTCTTCAATCCAACCAGCTGGTCTCAGTCTATTCTTCAATCTAACCAGCTGGTCCCAGTCTATTCTTCAATCCAACCAGTTGGTCCCAGTCTATTCTTCAATACAACCAGCTGGTCCCAGTCTATTCTTCAATCCAGCCAGCTGGTCCCAGTCTATTCTTCAATCCAACCAGTTGGTCCCAGTCTATTCTTCAATACAACCAGCTGGTCCCAGTCTATTCTTCAATCCAGCCAGCTGGTCCCAGTCTATTCTTCAATACAACCAGCTGGTCCCAGTCTATTCTTCAATCCAACCAGTTGGTCCCAGTCTATTCTTCAATCCAACCAGCTGGTCCCAGTCTATTCTTCAATCCAACCAGCTGGTCTCAGTCTATTCTTCAATCCAACCAGCTGGTCTCAGTCTATTCTTCAATCCAACCAGTTGGTCCCAGTCTATTCTTCAATACAACCAGCTGGTCCCAGTCTATTCTTCAATTCAACCACCTCATCTTCTAGTTCAGACCATATCTGGGATCTACACCACTGTCTAGTTCAGACCATATCTGGGATCTACACCACTGTCTAGTTCAGACCATATCTGGGATCTACACCACTGTCTAGTTCAGACCATATCTGGGATCTACACCACTGTCTAGTTCAGACCATATCTGGGATCTACACCACTGTCTAGTTCAGACCATATCTGGGATCTACACCACTGCCTAGTTCAGACCATATCTGGGATCTACACCACTGTCTAGTTCAGATCATATCTGGGATCTACACCACTGTCTAGTTCAGACCATATCTGGGATCTACACCACTGTCTAGTTCAGACCATATCTGGGATCTACACCACTGTCTGGTTCAGACCATATCTGGGATCTACACCACTGTCTAGTTCAGATCATATCTGGGATCTACACCACTGTCTAGTTCAGATCATATCTGGGATCTACACCACTGTCTAGTTCAGATCATATCTGGGATCTACACCACTGTCTAGTTCAGACCATATCTGGGATCTACACCACTGTCTAGTTCAGACCATATCTGGGATCTACACCACTGTCTAGTTCAGATCATATCTGGGATCTACACCACTGTCTAGTTCAGACCATCTCTGGGATCTACACCACTGCCTAGTTCAGACCATATCTGGGATCTACACCACTGTCTAGTTCAGACCATATCTGGGATCTACACCACTGTCTAGTTCAGACCATATCTGGGATCTACACCACTGTCTAGTTCAGACTATATCTGGGATCTACACCACTGTCTAGTTCAGACCATATCTGGGATCTACACCACTATCTAGTTCAGACCATATCTGGGTTATAATGGTGTCATCTCAGAGACTCAGCAGACAGGTTATAATGGTGTCATCTCAGAGACTCAGCAGACAGGTTATAATGGTGTCATCTCAGAGACTCAGCAGACAGGTTATAATGGTGTCATCTCAGAGACTCAGCAGACAGGTTATAATGGTGTCATCTCAGAGACTCAGCAGACAGGTTATAATGGTGTCATCTCAGAGACTCAGCAGACAGGTTATAATGGTGTCATCTCAGAGACTCAGCAGACAGGTTATAATGGTGTCATCTCAGAGACTCAGCAGACAGGTTATAATGGTGTCATCTCAGAGACTCAGCAGACAGGTTATAATGGTGTCATCTCAGAGACTCAGCAGACAGGTTATAATGGTatcatctcaaatcaaatcaaatcaaatgtatttataaagcccttcttacatctgctgatgtctcaaagtgctgtacagaaacccagcctaaaaccccccaaaacagcaagcaatgcaggtgtagaagcacggtggctaggaaaaactccctagaaaggccagaaccttaggaagaaacctagagaggaaccaggctatgaggggtggttaggaaaaactcccctagaaaggccagaacctaggaagaaacctagagaggaaccaggctatgaggggtggctaggaaaaactcccctagaaaggccagaacctaggaagaaacctagagaggaaccaggccatgaggggtggccagtcctcttctggctgtgccgggtggagattataacagaacatggccaagatgttcaaatgttcataaatgaccagcattgtcaaataataataatcatagtagttgtcgagggtgcaacaagtcagcaacacaagagtaagtatcagttggctttttcatagccgatctttgagagtatctctaccgctcctgctgtctctagagagttgaaaacagcaggatcattgagagtatctctaccgctccagctgtctctagagagttgaaaacagcaggatcattgagagtatctctacagctcctgctgtctctagagagttgaaaacagcaggatcattgagagtatctctaccgctcctgctgtctctagagagttgaacaCAGCAGGATCATTGAGAGTAACTCTACCGCTCcagctgtctctagagagttgaaaacagcaggatcgttgagagtatctctaccgctcctgctgtctctagagagttgaaaacagcaggatcattgagagtctctctaccgctcctgctgtctctagagagttgaaaacagcaggatcgttgagagtatctctaccgctcctgctgtctctagagagttgaaaacagcaggatcgttgagagtatctctaccgctcctgctgtctctagagagttgaaaacagcaggatcattgagagtctctctaccgctcctgctgtctctagagagttgaaaacagcaggatcattgagagtatctctaccgctcctgctgtctctagagagttgaaaacagcaggatcattgagagtatctctaccgctcctgctgtctctagagagttgaaaacagcaggatcattgagagtatctctactgctcctgctgtctctagagagttgaacaC
This genomic window contains:
- the LOC115187318 gene encoding repetitive proline-rich cell wall protein 1-like produces the protein MATPIGDWVSHDPVSRDAVSRDAVSRDAVSRDAVSRDPVSRDPVSRDPVSRDAVSRDTVSRVAQLCPVIQCPVIQCPVIQCPVKQCPVIQCPVIQCPVIQCPVIQCPVMQCPVMQCPVIQCPVIQCPVIQCPVMQCPVIQCPVIQCPVMQCPVMQCPVMQCPVIQCPVIQCPVIQCPVMQCPVMQCPVIQCPVIQCPVWLSW